Proteins encoded together in one Salvia splendens isolate huo1 unplaced genomic scaffold, SspV2 ctg709, whole genome shotgun sequence window:
- the LOC121791049 gene encoding probable carboxylesterase 2, with protein sequence MDKILDELFPSIAVGKYVASPSLDPARIYLPPNADPTKKLPLLVYYHGGGFIVESAFPPLYHKHLNRLVTQANVVAVSVNYRLAPEFPLPIAFEDSWRALKWIAEGEEEWINEFADLKSVYLGGDSAGGNIAHNIAMRVGESGGFQFGRDVPELPRLWIRLDAKRLRSSRSGWISDGD encoded by the coding sequence ATGGACAAAATTCTCGATGAACTCTTCCCTTCCATCGCAGTCGGCAAATATGTCGCTTCCCCTTCACTAGATCCAGCTCGGATTTACCTCCCGCCCAACGCCGATCCTACCAAAAAGCTCCCGCTTCTCGTCTACTACCACGGCGGCGGCTTCATCGTCGAATCCGCCTTCCCCCCGCTCTATCATAAGCACCTCAATCGCTTAGTCACTCAAGCCAACGTCGTCGCCGTCTCGGTAAATTACCGATTAGCCCCTGAATTCCCGCTCCCGATCGCGTTCGAGGATTCATGGCGCGCTCTCAAGTGGATCGCCGAGGGCGAGGAGGAATGGATCAACGAATTCGCCGATCTGAAGAGTGTGTATTTAGGCGGGGACAGCGCTGGCGGGAATATAGCACACAATATCGCAATGCGGGTTGGAGAATCCGGAGGGTTTCAATTTGGAAGGGATGTTCCTGAATTGCCCCGCCTTTGGATCCGATTGGACGCGAAACGGCTGAGGAGTTCAAGAAGTGGATGGATTAGTGACGGAGATTAG